One Parasteatoda tepidariorum isolate YZ-2023 chromosome 1, CAS_Ptep_4.0, whole genome shotgun sequence genomic window, ATCAATCAGTTTAGAATGATTCATCTGTGTTAAAAATCttgtattcttaaaaaattgatttcatactttttcttatttgaaaaattcatttcaggCATCATCCGTGCATTTTACCTATTCTGACAAAAATGACTTCATGATACCGAATCAAACACTTTCAACTGACTGTGAAAGCTCTCCACCTTCATATTTAAATCGTGAGAGTTTACATTTAAGCCTTAGTGAATCACTTTATACTAGGCCAGAATCTCATTCAAAAAATAGAAGCTCTAGAGCATTAACACCGCCTGTGCCAATTAGGTTTGACTGCTCAAGAAGATCCCTTCCTCCCCACAATAGGCTTCATGCACCTTCTCCTCATTACGTAGTCGCTCAATCAATTCATAGTCCTCCATTTACAAAGGATGTTTCCAGAATGAGTGCTTGTACCTCCGGACAATCTTCAAATCCAACCCTGTATTGTTCTCAAAGTCAAAACCCTTCCTTTATGAAGTATGATTATGGCGCTACTTCAGCTGATGCCTGTGCACCTAACTCcaattattattctaatgtGTACAATAAACGGAAAGATATGTTTTCTAAGCCGGAGGGTATTTCTTTTACGTCTCCTGAATCTGCAAGCAGTGGGAAGATGCTGGCATCTGACACTTGCTGTCTAGGAAACCAGACAGTGGATAAATTGCAAGAAATTGCTAACAGAACGATGATTGGAGGGCAGTGTACTGATGTTTCAGTTCTGGAAGCATTTCCGAAAGGTTGCAGTAGTTTTCATAATAGTCCTAACAAAGAACATTATGATGGTCATCAATTGTTAATTGCTCATACACCCCAGCAACTGTATGTAAATAACTGCGTAGATTGTCAACAATCTTCTTCAAATCATTCATGCCAGAGCAGTGTTTCTGGAGAGTTTGCACGCACTCCAGGCAACAGACCGTTATCTTTTGTTAAAGCAATGGAAATGTCTGAGACTATGGACTTAAGTGATTGTGATTTACAGCATCCTCGATTTCATGTTAGTCAACATTCCAGATTAACTCAGAACTTATCTCCTAGTTATAAAGTTGTTGCTCCTAATGCAAATGTTGTACCTGATTACAAAACAAGGAAAAGTGATCCTGATGTTAGCTATGAAATATCAGTATGACATTTAGAATTTTAGATCTCAATAAaggattcttttatttttaaacttattgaatGGTCAGATTTTTAGTCATTGCATTTGCATAAGTAGGGTTTTACTGAATTACTTTCTttgcatgttttaattttttaaaattttaataaactttgtaaattattatttttttattaattttgcattaattctTTAACTATGTATCATCTTGGGCTAAgttgtttcatattttacctGTCAAGCATtagttcaaaattgaaaaacatgcacagaaaactaattttatgttaaaaagccACCGAACCATACTCAAAACAGAGTAAAAAGATGACATTTTTAGGGTTTTTAACTAAATCTTCTAGATTATCTAAAAGCTTTACATTCATAATAAAGCTAAGTTTTATACAATGAATATAAAGCTAAATTTGTagctaagtttttttaaaattattttttacttttcactttttaattaatgtgaTTATTAAGTACTAAGCTTATTGATAATacttgataactttttttttgcatgactAATACTATACTAATAATCTTgacttttctaataaatatacttcatttattttcttagttacTGTTTGATAAATAGcatgtttcaaaagaaatataaattattacaaaatattgtctTTATTAACATCCCATTGCAATTATTCATTTAGAAGGTAAAACTACTGTACATGTAGTTGAAAATCAGCGCATTTTCGATCTGTTTTAATAGAGTTAAACAAAAGCCTCATGACAAttcaactttagaaaaataatttgatagtCAGCaagattaaatattcattttaaaaaaatgcatttaggctggaataaaacataaatattttactgtaagaaATTTATCTTACCTAACTGGctgtttcagtatttttttccccCACATGTTCAatagttaaacatttttcacCACAAGATctgaaaattactattttaaaagaatacaagTGAATTGCTTATAAAGAATACTTTTCTAAAGCATTGCTAaacttataagaattttttaaatcttgttttcattttatacatCATAAATTTTGGTATGGTTgcaatattgtataaaataactgTCGCAATACACCTAATTATTGTAATGCACATTATTGGttgaaagaaacatttattaagcATTAGTATCACATTCTATTAATATAgatgattcaaatattttttatgaacataCACAAAGGCATTTGTCAGGATACCGTTCAAATGTAaagttttggagaaaaaatataaattttaaaaacaggatttttattgttttaatttaaatgcacaGGAAAGGAGTGAGAGCAATCGGAATTTGTTAAAAGttgtggaaaaaatttattatttaaattttttctgttttgtgaatcttttcattttaagcatcacaaaaatctaattaaacacttgtatttttttaacaaatatgttttgcaattacaaagtaaaatggaaagttttatcaaaattactcttgaaaattactaaacagtaaattattaacatttattgtgtaaaaagttagcatttctgaagaaaaaaaattttttttgaaccatAGTTTACTTTAACAAGTTTTTCATATTAAGCATGGGatgattttatatatgtatgtatataatgTGCCATTTTGTCTGAATTTTTTACCCATTGAACATTTatgtcacaaattttttttattattatttcttagaaaaagtcTTTGTTATGTTTTTGTTCAATAACAGGTGCAAAGTTCTGTGATCCAATTGTACTATTCTGGTCCTTTGATACTGTTGATTTTATTATGCATAATCATTATATAGTTATTATATGAATTGTTTTTGTGCTCAATGAGGGTGAGTGTTTTTAggatcaatttatatttcagtttgtCATTTTTTGATTGCAATTGTTATATGTTTCtgattttgaaagttatataCTTTATATGTTTAAACCATTGTTATATTAGTTTTCATTGGAttgatgtcttttttttttcttttatatatatatatattgaaacgTTTAAGTGTTCCTTCTAATTTACAAATTAGGAAACTATTTTTGGCATTTATAGTCGAACTATAATTTaggcattaattatttttattacttttttattatttttataaaataaacatgccATATTTTTGTTGTCACTTTGCCAACTTATACTGAGTCTTGGGaactttttatctttgttttaaaattattcttaaagcTAAATTAAGCATTTGTATTAaagcatttgaaattattaaaatagtaaaatttttacttatagaattttttttggaaaaaaaaaaattttgtgatatttttctttttattagtttttaaaagagctctctaaaatttatatagtgaaaaatttatatttaaaaataattaataccatTCATCCCTCTCCTCTATTCACTTCATTTatgaaaggaaatattaaattctgaCACAAATAGTGTTGAAAGTTGTAAAACTAGTTTGTTTATACACTTATCTCTATTTTTTGAGCCTTGAGCAACTGTACTTTAATTCTACACGCATTATGTATGTCCTGAAAAATTAGCCctgttaagtttaattaaaagatactGCAGTTGAAagacttgaaatttttactattaaaaataatatttcactaGTTTCTCATTCCAAAAGTTCAAACCAAACTCAAAGTATATATTAACTGTCTCCACGGAGCTTTGTAACTgtctaaattatgtttttaaacttgaataaaGTATAATGGTATCATGCTAGAGGATTAAGTGcctttgaataaataatcactgaaatatgaaaatgtttgaaagaagaaaagtaTATCTCCAAAGCTCTGAACTACATTTTCTTATGGgcattttactaattttgattgtttatccaaaaatataagcctattaaatttaaaagaattttatttaatatacaaattatattaatcattGATAGCATAAATGTTATTAACAAATAGAGCAAATGAAGCTTTGTAACACTGATTGAAACagttcagttttgttttttaactgtataGAAGTGATTTAATATCTTATATTGACCCttctgtttttatgaaattaaagccggaaaaaaaaaagtatgtgaccactaaatataatttcaaaggtaaataaaaatgtttgaaaaacaaaGCTTATAGAAGATAATAGGTTgttttttaagtcaaataatCTATTCAATAGTGACATGTCTGTgttagaattttgtattttctttcataaactcCATATTTGCctaaaaaaacatgataataattttgaatttttctttaaattttgtgacaTAAAAAACCCAAATCATGCTGatttaactaatattatatGTGTTTGCATAATTATGCAAAGTATTAGAGCtgcaattttctttaacttgTTTGGTACTTTCCATATGGAGttatttgaaacattaagaACAGTCAAATTCAATACTGCTTCTGCCACTTTAGGTGTTtagcaaatttaacaaaaatgttatgCTGGCAGTATAAAGTTGAGCTATTACcaattagtaaatttaagtaTGTTTGTGGGATAGGGCTATAAttggtattataaaaatttggaaaattgatGTGGGTATTATTTTCTGACTATTTTAATTGCGATTGGACCTGATCCTGATAATTAGATTggataaataacaaaaagttatattgtaagaaaataacaaaattataaagctgACTACAGAAGCAATACTCTTTATGTTTGTGCTGTGTTTTTTGCTGCCTTTAGATATGTTAATACCTTTCCTCCAATTAAATCAAACACTAGTTCTGGGACAAAATAGTGCAGACTTTTCTATCCACtactttcttaataaatatcaacaaaaaaaatgtgttttttttttgcaatgcagtcagattaagttttgaaaaagctCAAACTTAAGCTCAGGGGGTTGATAATCAACTTCAACCTCTTTTCCCCTGTGTACTAATTTGCATGGCTCAGATCAAGTTCTAATGTTCAGTATTGCACAATAATTAAACCGTCAGTGGCATACACTGCTCAGTATTTTCtgcaatatattataatttttttttttttaataatttgttggaatttgttattttgtaactaatagagtagatatatatatattaatagatTGTGTAAGTTTGAAGGTTTATTACTTCATTcctttaattagaaatatattttattatttggattTATTTCAAACGTTTTAAGGTGTTTgaagtaacattttatttgcatttttaagtcataaactagtaaattgaaaatattttactataaaatgctGAGCCAgtcgttaaaattattttttttctaggaatttattttaaaaagatttttattagcaaccatttgaaatttttaaggaatatttaaaatttcaaagttaaacttaaaatcatGTGCGCTGAAATTGGTAGATTGTTTGagaagcaaaatttgaaaataaaaataatatatcctttaaaaatttatgaaacttaatTGAGTTATGAACTTGccctacttattttttattctaaaaatacttacattttcTTCAGCcctataatttttctcatttaatatgAAAGACATTTAATATTGCATCTGCATATATTCCTTTTcacccttttttattttcttaaagaattataatttgcaCTCATACCTTTACTTTTCCCAGAGCAATTTTATTGAGAaactttcaaaacatgaaattttatttaaaaaaaattttatgcaacaaGAGTCttcaattattagttttagATTGGCAATTACAGCctctaaaataactatttttaaaattgttttcttttttattttaccttgtaAACCATTATAGGCCACACGGAAAAAACCTTAAACAAtaagtatgcaaaaaattaatgagttttgtaaaatgcaaaaatgttcaaaagaatattatcaaatcagttttttaaaaatttcttgttgcacaattttttttaatgtgaaaaaaaacacccgcgttaaaaaaaaattaaaaaaatttccatttataattCCCAATCTGATTGGTCGataatctaataatttatatattaaagaatattgttgaataaagtaaataaaattgcaatcttTAGTATATTTGTGATAATTTAAGGaagattattatattaaacatttcttcCTTCCGTCCACACCTCTCAGCAGTCAAGTTCAATCATGA contains:
- the LOC107456637 gene encoding palmitoyltransferase ZDHHC5-A isoform X2, with the translated sequence MGKCTPITRILPASVAWILLLCATGIFFAFPCRYLMSVYSIGIPIFQGVITFFVIINFALATFVNPGIIPKAQPDELKGDGISPTYKDIEINGIKVRLKWCVTCQFYRPPRCVHCGVCDNCIEVTGKFSKDKNPYSRGCCKNMLYTLCNSPLPRFKSDGTFYSLSNRYSSRSLKEQTFHESQSSNSLKASSVHFTYSDKNDFMIPNQTLSTDCESSPPSYLNRESLHLSLSESLYTRPESHSKNRSSRALTPPVPIRFDCSRRSLPPHNRLHAPSPHYVVAQSIHSPPFTKDVSRMSACTSGQSSNPTLYCSQSQNPSFMKYDYGATSADACAPNSNYYSNVYNKRKDMFSKPEGISFTSPESASSGKMLASDTCCLGNQTVDKLQEIANRTMIGGQCTDVSVLEAFPKGCSSFHNSPNKEHYDGHQLLIAHTPQQLYVNNCVDCQQSSSNHSCQSSVSGEFARTPGNRPLSFVKAMEMSETMDLSDCDLQHPRFHVSQHSRLTQNLSPSYKVVAPNANVVPDYKTRKSDPDVSYEISV
- the LOC107456637 gene encoding palmitoyltransferase ZDHHC5-A isoform X1; translation: MGKCTPITRILPASVAWILLLCATGIFFAFPCRYLMSVYSIGIPIFQGVITFFVIINFALATFVNPGIIPKAQPDELKGDGISPTYKDIEINGIKVRLKWCVTCQFYRPPRCVHCGVCDNCIETFDHHCPWVNNCIGRRNYRYFFLFLFWLSIHMISILCLCSFYLKDHLDNIKRLTTLMTLGIIALIIILFIPILGLTIYHLMLIIRGKTTNEQVTGKFSKDKNPYSRGCCKNMLYTLCNSPLPRFKSDGTFYSLSNRYSSRSLKEQTFHESQSSNSLKASSVHFTYSDKNDFMIPNQTLSTDCESSPPSYLNRESLHLSLSESLYTRPESHSKNRSSRALTPPVPIRFDCSRRSLPPHNRLHAPSPHYVVAQSIHSPPFTKDVSRMSACTSGQSSNPTLYCSQSQNPSFMKYDYGATSADACAPNSNYYSNVYNKRKDMFSKPEGISFTSPESASSGKMLASDTCCLGNQTVDKLQEIANRTMIGGQCTDVSVLEAFPKGCSSFHNSPNKEHYDGHQLLIAHTPQQLYVNNCVDCQQSSSNHSCQSSVSGEFARTPGNRPLSFVKAMEMSETMDLSDCDLQHPRFHVSQHSRLTQNLSPSYKVVAPNANVVPDYKTRKSDPDVSYEISV